The Triticum urartu cultivar G1812 chromosome 5, Tu2.1, whole genome shotgun sequence genome contains the following window.
GGCGTCGACGATGGCCTGCCGGACGTTGTCCTCGGTGAGGTCGAGCGACGCGGTGATGGAGATGGAGGCGGCGCGAGCGCGAGCGCGACACGGCCGGCGCCGGCACCGCAGGCTGCGGAAGATGTGTCCGGTTGAGGTCCTGAGCGGCGGGAGGCGGGTGCGGGGAGGGGCGGAGCGGagagacgaggcggcggcgctgaGGCGAGGGGGAAGGACGGCGAGGCGGGCGTGGATGGCGACGAAGGCCATGGCCGTTGCGGATGCTGAGAGCAGACGCTGCCGGGTGGGGCCTCCTTATCTTTCTTTTCCAGTGGGAGGCAGGAGTCTGCCCAACAAAATCCATGGCCTGTCTGGTTGCCGTTTGGGTTTCCGCATTTGGCCCAGTGAGACCTGTGTCGTCGCTTGGGCCAAGGCTAGGCCACATTCTGCAAACCCGTTTGACTGTCActcaaaaaaaggaaaaggaaaaaaagacaGCCATTATCTTTATCTTTACCTCTAtttcttttctctatcttctaaTCTTTAtctcccctatatatattatattatatattataTATTATATATCTCTACCTACTAATAAACCAGCGTTTGCTTCTGGTCGTACGTCATCCGTGTTTTTGCAAAAACGCCCCTCAGTTTCTTTGAAATGAACCCGCAGTCCAAGTTAGAAAACATCTGGGCCAAAGCCAGTCGAGTGCCGCCCGCCCGTACGCCGTTCCGCAGCCACGCGCCCGAGGCCGAGCTCCcgagcgcgccgccgcctcgacctcgCGACCCGCCGGCGACCGGATCCTCACCGGAGATGAGTGCCGCCGTGCCCTGCTCCCTCCTCTCTTCCTCTGTCTCCTCTCACCTCGCTCATCCCCCGATCTCTCTGTCCCCAGAACGAACAGGAGCATGCCATGGCCTCGGatccgcgccgccgtcgccggagaacATCGTTCGCCACCGGTTCTTCGACCACAACTACCGGATCAAGTTGCCCCGCCTCCGATCTACCCGTTCCCGGCCACCCCGACCTCGCCTCATCGTCGGGTGCGTAGAGATACGAGCATGGCCACCGGATTCCCGAGCGCCGCCGGCCAAGGTCTTGGAGGAGACCGTCGAGGTCTTGGAGGGGTGGTTCTGGAGCACAAGCTGCGGCGAGTTGTCGGCTATGTGACAGAGGAGACCCCCGAGGTCTTGCAAGGGTGGTTCTGGAGCGAAGTGGGATGTGTGTCAGGTGAAGGACTCCCTTGTGGCGAACGGTGCTGGGTGCTATCAGCTGGGAAGGCTTCAGGCCGGACCATGGATGGTGCAGCGGGTGAGAGTTGGGGCAGACGGCGAGTGCTATTTCTGGGTTGGCCCTTGAGAGGGAAACCAAGGCAAAATTCAGCCAATTTGAGGTGCATATATATCTATCCCATGGGTTTGAGTCCCTAGCTAACTTGGAGCATTGCACGTATTGTTAAATATAGTTAGTTTCTTTAGTTTACTGTCAATAATTGTGATAAGCAGAGCAGATAGGTGCTTGGTTTTATTTTTCTTTAGTTTACTGTCAATAATTGTGATAAGCACAAGCACCTATCTGCTCTGCTTATCACAATTATTGACAGTAAACTAAAGAAACTAACTATATTTAACAATACGTGCAATGCTCCAAGTTAGCTAGGGAAGCAAATCCATGGGATAGATATATATGCACTTGAAATTGGCTGAATTTTGCCTTGGTTTCCCTCTCAAGGGCCAACCCAGAAATAGCACTCGCCGTCTGCCCCAACTCTCACCCGCTGCACCATCCATGGTCCGTCCTGAAGCCTTCCCAGCTGATAGCACCCAGCGCCGTTCGCCACAAGGGAGTCCTTCACCTGACGCACATCCCACTTTGCTCCAGAACCACCCTTGCAAGACCTCGGGGGTCTCCTCTGTCACATAGCCGACAACTCGCCGCAGCTTGTGCTCCAGAACCACCCCTCCAAGACCTCGACGGTCTCCTCCAAGACCTTGGCCGGCGGCGCTCGGGAATCCGGCGGCCATGGCCGTCTCTCTACGCGCCCGACGACGAGGCGAGGTTGGGGTGGCCGGGAACGGGTAGATCGGAGGCAGGGCAACTTGATCCGGTAGTTGTGGTCGAAGAACCGGTGGCGAACGATgttctccggcgacggcggcgcggatCCGAGGCCATGGCATGCTCTTGTTCGTTCTGGGGACAGAGAGATCGGGGGATGAGCGAGGTGAGAGGAGACAGAGGAAGAGAGGAGGGAGCAGGGCACGGCGGCACTCATCTCTGGCGAGGATCCGGTCGCCGGCGGGTCGcgaggtcgaggcggcggcgcgctcgGGAGCTCGGCCTCGGGCGCGTGGCTGCGGAGCGGCGTACGGGCGGGCGGCACTCGACTGGCTTTGGCCCAGATGTTTTCTAACTTGGACTGCGGGTTCATTTCAAAGAAACTGAGGGGCGTTTTTGCAAAAACACGGATGACGTACGACCAGAAGCAATCGCTGGTTTATTAGTAGGTAGAgatgttaattttacctgttaaatatttttaaaatattgttaTGGAAGCAAAATTTATAATTTATAGCGCAAGATCCATTTTTTTCCCATACCGGCGGCGATCCAGATTGCAAataatgttggaaatatgccctagaggcaataataaaaggattattattatatttccttgttcatgataattgtcttttattcatgctataattgtattatccggaaatcgtaatacatgtgtgaatacatagacaccaacatgtccctagtaagcctctagttgactagctcgttgatcaacagatagtcatggtttcctgactatggacattggatgtcattgataacgagatcacatcattaggagaatgatgtgatggacaagacccaatcctaaacatagcacaagatcgtatagttcgtttgctagagtttttccaatgtcaagtatcttttccttagaccatgagatcgtgtaactcccggataccgtaggagtgctttgggtgtaccaaacgtcacaacgtaactgtgtgactataaaggtatactacggttatctccgaaagtgtctgttgggttgacacggatcaagactgggatttgtcattccgtatgacggagaggtatctctgggcccactcggtaatgcatcatcataatgagctcaaagtgaccaagtgtctggtcacgggatcatgcattacggtacgagtaaagtgacttaccggtaatgagattgaacaaggtattgggataccgacgatcgaatctcgggaaagtaacgtaccgattgacaaagggaattgtatacggggttgcttgaatcctcgacatcgtggttcatccgatgggatcatcgaggagcatgtgggagccaacatgggtatccagatcccgctgttggttattgaccggagagccatctcggtcatgtctacatgtctcccgaacccgtagggtctacacacttaaggttcggtgacgctagggttgtagagatatgaatatgcagtaacccgaaagttgttcggagtcccggatgagatcccggacatcacgaggtgccggggtttctgatccacgggcacctatgggaccggcggaccgggtcccttttggttcggcggggggtggaggttgcgcaaagagcagatcgaggcggagCAAGCGGGTGGTTGGTCGCGCGAGGGGTAAATCGAGGTGGAGCACACGaacgatttacccaggttcgggccgcaaggatgcgtaaaaccctactcctgctttgtggattggtattgatctCTCGCTCGGGAGCGAGGGCGAGTGTGAGTGTGGAAATGCTAAACCTCGCGAGGGTtctcgaggtggccgaccccctctacgttgcacacaggcctccttttatactcaaggggttaccgacatagagcaacgggggccaagggcaaaagtggaaagggtgccgtgggtaggcacagctaggtgctgtagtaggcacagctagctgctacaatgttatcatacctaaccctgacggcaggggacaagggcattaaatgcctgtctgtgtcgcctagacagcaccgaaagggaccgctagggacgccaccgtcttgccatggtggttgtcttgtcagcgccttcgtgccaccgcacgcccctagctgcgcagcctcctgccacgtgcgctcgggaggggccccggagcgacacgtgggtggatgtgctggagcgcgggcgtggagtgggggcttgccgcggcaagcgccttgccgcggctgttgacttgtcgcttccgggagcttgtcgctcaccgggccttgtcggggcgcgtagcgcgccacggcaagttccttggaatgcctcggacggccttcccggcaagcgcctcttgccggggtcttgggacgcttctgatggccttcccggcaagctcctcttgccggggtcttgcctttttcccggcaagctcctcttgccggggtcttgtcttgagtacttggtccttgaatggtcttcagaggaACCACAAGGAATCTTGGCGGCGAACttgcaggccttgccgcgggacgctgcgactgcccgtgcataagttcggggtacaagggtacccctactctagtacaccgacaggagcccccgggcctgggccagacatggtgccgagcgctgttgggacaggcccaaaacagtgcacgggcacgcgcggcctaggtcacgccgctCCTTCCTCCGCTTCCCCCCGCGCCCTccccccgaacggcacgcgttggaTGCGGCGTCGTGGGGGAGGTCGTGGGGGTTCCTTTTCTCGAAAtacggaacgtccgcccccttcCCCCTTTAAGAGCAGGGGAAGCGGGGGCAGTTGGCCCAttcgcccgttgccgttcccaatctcgGAAATCTCTGCCGCCCTCTCGCCTCcccaaagcagagagagagagagagcagcgctctgccctccgccgccgccagcaccaccaacgccgtcgaccccctccactgcttccgccatggctccaaaagccgacagggggaagaccgtgaagacgaccgaggcgcatCGGCTCGCGGCACTGCGGAAGACGCGGGCTGTTTCCCCCCCAGGCTCGGCACGATGGAGCTGAAGGCGGACTATTctctgttctggtcggcggagacgcgcgcgcatccgcgcacaagagttctccccgccgccgcctgtgAGACTATCCCAAATGGGTATGCCTTCTTCGCgttgttcttctattgcgggctctgcccgcccttctctgatttcttctgcgacgtcatgaacacctatgggttccacctcctcgacttcacccccaacgccgttctgacgatggcagttttcgcgcatctctgcgaaaactttgtcggagttctTCCCAATGTGGCCCTCTTCCGCCATTTCTTCACTCctcgagtagagagaggagagcctctatccggcgggatcGCCTGGATTTCGAGGCCCGGCAAGAAGGAGagctatctggagggagagttccgcggcaagtgggaggagtggagggctgactggtgctggattgtcgaggagagtccgcagcctttcaccgcccggcgccaaaccccgGTGGCGCGCGGCGACGACTGGAGCGACCTGGCCCCGGAGGACGACATGCTGGGGATCGCCGTCACTAGGATCCTGCGTCTCCGGAATGCCGGGCTCACTGTCGGCGcggttggcgcagacttccttcgccgccgcatcgcccccctgcaagagcgggggaggccaacttgggagttcaagaacgcggcagacattatgaggctgcggccgggcctcaactacaacttcacagttCTAGAACTCCACGCGATGCAGGAGCTGTTCAGgtatgacccccagcatcccgaggtgttcaggttgccggggggcgtcgtgcccttgcgcaacaactccgcgctccaTCGCATTCGCGCAATGATGCCGgaatgcgactcgcacgggattgtgccaacttggtaggagcctgccgacgaggtcgtgcagcactTCTTCGACAACTTGGTGGAAGTGGCTGTCCGCCCCGACGAGAAAGACGGCCTCACTCGCGACACCACTGACGCGGAGATGGCGCGTatcgccaccaggctggaggaggcggtggcagccgcagccgcgggcgagtttgggttcacCGCCGCGGAAGCAGACGCGGCAGAAGTGGCGAGC
Protein-coding sequences here:
- the LOC125509755 gene encoding uncharacterized protein LOC125509755, whose amino-acid sequence is MAFVAIHARLAVLPPRLSAAASSLRSAPPRTRLPPLRTSTGHIFRSLRCRRRPCRARARAASISITASLDLTEDNVRQAIVDAKAELAQLFDTSVGITGQVDLAELDGPFVKLRLKGKFWHTRATVVARIGNYLKNRIPEILEVEIEDEDQLDDSPAAY